The Salvelinus fontinalis isolate EN_2023a chromosome 9, ASM2944872v1, whole genome shotgun sequence genome has a window encoding:
- the cdkn1cb gene encoding cyclin-dependent kinase inhibitor 1B has protein sequence MSNVQLSSSALERLAARRTFPLHARTGVCRNLFGPVDHDELNREMKSKMWEISERDQRRWNFNFDADVPLSGDYEWEETPVDTIPVFYQDSVQVGRNRIVTPVNLKQCVDFIPLDVSPLCEDRLTNSESSTPCPTEVNQENWAMKQNSGKITRKPAPCVRSKRTATTDTTTTAHITDFYVKRKRTTTETKLSESTCQHPSSPIPVEQTPRKRIR, from the exons ATGTCCAACGTCCAGCTATCAAGCAGCGCCCTGGAGAGGTTGGCCGCACGGAGGACCTTTCCTCTCCACGCACGCACAGGCGTCTGCCGTAACCTTTTTGGACCGGTGGACCACGACGAACTGAACCGGGAGATGAAATCCAAGATGTGGGAGATTTCTGAGAGGGACCAGCGGAGATGGAACTTTAATTTCGACGCCGACGTGCCACTGTCTGGGGACTACGAGTGGGAGGAAACCCCGGTAGATACGATTCCAGTCTTCTACCAGGACTCTGTACAGGTCGGGAGGAACAGGATTGTAACACCAGTCAATCTGAAGCAATGCGTGGACTTTATCCCACTGGATGTATCGCCTCTTTGCGAGGACCGTTTGACCAACTCTGAAAGTAGCACTCCCTGTCCCACCGAAGTCAACCAGGAGAACTGGGCAATGAAGCAGAACTCGGGGAAGATTACCCGCAAACCAGCCCCGTGCGTTCGAAGCAAAAGAACGGCTACTACTGATACAACGACCACGGCACATATTACAG ACTTCTACGTGAAACGTAAAAGGACGACGACCGAGACGAAGCTGAGTGAAAGCACTTGCCAGCATCCTTCGTCTCCCATTCCCGTAGAACAAACTCCACGCAAGAGAATTCGTTGA
- the LOC129862869 gene encoding uncharacterized protein LOC129862869 yields the protein MSESWHRKSTKNSEISIPNFNIFRQGRTAKGGGVAIYCRDSLQSSVMLSRSVHKKFELQLLKIQSLTIAGCYRPPSSTSCALDTICELIAPHLSSEFVLLGDLNWDMLNTPAILQSKLDALNLTQIIKEPTRYSSKFVNKGTLIDIILTNLPCKYTSAVFNQDLSDHCFIACVRNGSAVKRPLKHFSEQAFLIDLGRVSWKDIDLILSVEDAWLFFKNAFLTILNKHAPFKKCRTENRFSPWFTPDLTALDQHKNILWRSALASNSPHDMQLFREVRNQYTQAVKKAKASFFKQKFASCSTNSKKFWDTVKSMENKSISSQLPTALRLGNTVTTDKPTIIENFNKHFSTAGHTFHLATPTPVNSTAPPTATCPSLPHFSFTQIQIADVLKELQNLNPYKSAGLDNLDRLFLKLSTAIVATPITSLFNLFCIA from the coding sequence atgtctgaatcctggcataGGAAgtccaccaaaaattctgaaatttccatccccaacttcaacattttccgccaaggtagaactgccaaagggggtggagttgcaatctactgcagagatagcctgcagagttcagtcatgctatccaggtctgtgcacaAAAAATTTGAGCTTCAACTTCTAAAAATccagtctctcaccattgccggttgttatagacccccctcatccaccagctgtgccctggacaccatatgtgaattaattgccccccatttatcttcagagtttgtactgttaggtgacctaaactgggatatgcttaacaccccggctatcctgcaatctaagctagatgccctcaatctcacacaaattatcaaggaacctaccaggtacagcTCTAAATTCGTAAAcaagggcaccctcatagatatcatcctgaccaacctgccgtgtaaatacacctctgctgtcttcaaccaggatctcagcgatcactgcttcattgcctgcgtccgtaatgggtctgcggtcaaacgacccctaaaacacttcagcgagcaggcctttctaattgacctgggccgggtatcctggaaggatattgatctcattctgtcagtagaggatgcctggttattctttaaaaatgctttcctcaccatcttaaataagcatgccccattcaaaaaatgtagaactgaGAACAGatttagcccttggttcactccagacttgactgcccttgaccagcacaaaaacatcctgtggcgttctgcattagcatcgaatagcccccacgatatgcaacttttcagggaagttaggaaccaatatacacaggcagttaagaaagcaaaggctagctttttcaaacagaaatttgcatcctgtagcacaaactccaaaaagttctgggacacagtaaagtccatggagaataagagcatctcctcccagctgcccactgcactgaggctaggaaacactgtcaccactgataaacccactataattgagaatttcaataagcatttctccacAGCTGGCCatactttccacctggctacccctaccccggtcaacagcactgcaccccccacagcaacttgcccaagcctcccccatttctccttcacccaaatccagatagctgatgttctgaaagagctacaaaatctgaacccctacaaatcagcagggctagacaatcttgaccgtctctttctaaaattatccaccgcaattgttgcaacccctattactagtctgttcaacctcttttgTATTGCCTGA